The Scylla paramamosain isolate STU-SP2022 chromosome 18, ASM3559412v1, whole genome shotgun sequence genomic interval CAATGACCACCTGTAAATCAAAGAAGTGTATTATGAAATTATAACttagaaatacatacatacatacaaggtTGTCCCTGCCCCCAAAAAAAGGTGGAAGACAGCCTTGGTATACGCTTTAACTTGGATGTAACAAACAATTCCAATAAGAACAAATCATATATTTAAACATGGCTTTCCAATAACTTACCTTAACTCTCGGCTTCCGAGCTTCAATCCGTTTCTTGCGCTCAGCCTCGGTAAGTGTTGTCAGGTCCAGGGGCAGCTGTTGAACAACACTTATGATGAAAAAGCAATGCTTAATATTGCAAGAAAATGGTCTCACCTCTAACATGACTGGTATTATGTAGACATATGTTTGGGATAACCTGCAACACTTATGGGGTTACATATAGAacaatttcttatttttaatgaAAAAATCAGTCAGGGAAGCAAgaaccacacacatacatcagcAAATGGCATCCAAAGGCAAACTTAATCTGAATCACTGAGAGTTTAGCACATGACAAACAAATTATTCACTTCACATTTCCTCTGGGCAAATTTGACAACCTCAGGACAAATCAAGACCAAAAAATCTAGCTCAATGTGAACTTCTTGTGGAATTATTAAACTAACAATAGCTTTACAACATACTGTAATGCACTGCACCATTACCTTAACTATTTTGCGAGGCTCATGGTATCTGATGTTGATTGTGGAGCCATCACTCTGCACCAGCACCACAGGGTAGGTGCGGCTGTAAGTGAGGCGGCCAATGCGCGCTATACTGGCACGGTGGCAGTTGATGTCACACTTTGCCGACGTGGCAATGCCTCGCAGgacaagggaaagggaagggactaAAGGGCTCAACATCctgaaaaaatgagaaatattaTGATTAACTTTATCATTAGCCTGCAAAGCTACACATTAGTTACTTTTAGAAAGACAAACAATCCAATTGTTTTTggccttgcatcttcctctgcaACTCCCGTTCTTTTCACTTCAATTCAATCAAATTCCACCCCTTTATCTCATTCTCTGTCTTCTGCACTAATGTAAACATGATGTCTGTCCTATATCATATCACAAAGAAAATTAGCAAGCAAATATACCAAGTAAGTTAGATAGCCCACCACCTGTTATTCCTCTACTGTACTTCCTTTTCAACTTTTCTTGAATTGTCCAAACACTTAACGTTTCCACCCCCTTTATCTCCATCAACAACATTCTCGCCTCAAACACCAAGACGAACACAACACTCTCTTACGCCACTGAAGAAATCAGAGTGACCCAAAATCGTGATTTGGCTGGATATGGCTTCATACAGAGAAGTCATCACGAAtcccaataaaaaaattaattaattaaataagtaaataaataaataaataaataaataataataataatgactcaAAGAGAACATtctaaagaaaatgcaaaatgcgGAGCTAATCATCAATTTAAACAGAACATGCGTAAGGGAGAGTCTCCTGCCCTATCTATCCATCCTGCCCAGGACCCCAATTTTCCATGAGTGCCACTACCGGCAGACCGCAAACCCTGCCAGCCCAGTGCCACCAAACCATCTCATCTTATATCCTCTTAACACTTCTGAATGCATTCCATTCCTGCTGTCCTTCTCACTTCATTTCGTGTATGTTCTCTGGATGATACACCCATCATCAACCTCAACATTCCGAATAAATGGTGATAAGGTCAATACTCACTTCTTGTTCAGTATGAGGTAAGCCCGTAAAAGGCAGATctttttgtttacctttgtAGATACAAGGGACTGTACCATTGCGCATGGAAGAGTTATTATATTTAAAGCGTCAGTCAGACTATTAATTTATGTAACAAGTCTTGCGGTataaattacaagaaaaaaaagggggaaaaggcTATTCCGGCCATGAAAACTCTATGGGTGAAAAATACGGAACATTATTGGCTGtattaatatataaatttttattttattttttttttggagatcCATTGATTTTATGTAAAATTTCCCATCatcttggaattttttttttcagtaatggGAAGGAAGTCCGGAGGCAAATGTTATTCTTCCATTGAAATAGGCCAAGGAGTCCCCGTAACTCCCTCATCCGCACCAAAAACTAGTACCGTGAagtgaagatgaatgaaagatCTGGATATTCAGCAGTTTTCGAGGCATAATATACAGTAAAGAATTCTTCCTATTGACATTAGTAGAAAATGAAGTGCAGTAGATAGTGTGAGGTGGACTGGAGGgcgtggtggtagcagcagcagcatcagcagggCGGAGGACAGGCGGTGGGACTGGTCAGAGCCGCAGCTTGGCGGAGTGAACTGACGACCTGCCCTCCCTGTACCATACTCCGGCACCATGAAGCGAGGAGGGGAACGAGACCTCTCCCCGTCCAGTAAGAGGTCGAGGTCAAGCGTTGGCCGCTATGAGGACAGCAGCGAGGATGAGGGGCGCAGGAGCAGCCGCGGCGGCAGTCCGGGCCGCCGTTACGATCTACACCGGGACGACTTCGGGCGGCCTTCCCGCGGCCCACCGCCCCCGGCCTACAAGGTGCTGTGTGTGTCCAATTTGCACGCCAAGGCCAGTGACGAGATGGTGCGCGAGGCGCTATACCGTGAGTTCAAGAGGTTTGGAGACGTTAGTGTGAAGGTGTCTCTCGGCGCGGACGAGCGGCTCGCCTACGTGTACTTCAGGAGTGGCGAGGAGGCCCGAGAGGCCAAGCACAGCAAGCCCAGGATTCTGTTCTATGACCGCCCCGTGGTGGTGGAACCCGTGTACGAGGCCGCCAGGGACTATGGTCCCCCCAGGGGTCGCTCCCGCAGTCCCCCTGATTATGATCGCAGTTACCGGCCCAGGAGTCCCCCGGGGCCCGAGTTGGAGGATCGCTACGAGGCACGTTTTGACAGGCGCCGCCCCCCGCCGCTGCCCCATAGTGACTATTATGCCGAGGCGCCCCCGCTGCGGCAGGACGAGTACGGCTACAGGCAGCACCGAGGGCGCGGCAGCTTGCACAGCCACTACGGGCCCCTCATCCGGGGAGGCTTTAAGCACAGCTTTGGGAgcaggggcggcggcggcggcggtagcgGGGGTGCCATGGTAGACAGTAAGCGAGACAAGTTTCCCAACTACCTGCATCACGTGCCACCTGAAGAGGACCCCCTGGCCACCCGCACACTCTTTGCTGGCAACCTGGAGATCAACATTAGTGAGGACGAGCTGCGGCGGATCTTCGGTCGCTATGGAGTGGTGGACGACATAGACATCAAGAGACCTCCGCCAGGTACAGGGAACGCCTACGCCTTTGTGCGGTTTCAGAACTTGGATATGGCCCACCGTGCCAAGATTGAGCTGTCTGGACAGTACATTGGCAAGTTTCAGTGCAAGATTGGCTATGGGAAAGTGATGCCCACCAccagggtgtgggtgggtggcctGGGACCCTGGACATCTGTGACGCAACTCACTCAGGAGTTTGACCGGTTTGGTGCtattaagaaaatagaatatgTGAAGGGTGAGAGCCACGCCTACATCCTGTATGAGAGTCTTGACGCAGCGCAGGCAgcagtgaaggaaatgagaggctCACCCCTGGGAGGACCCGACAAGAGGCTGAGGACAGATTTTGCTGAGGTCAA includes:
- the LOC135109322 gene encoding large ribosomal subunit protein mL55-like; amino-acid sequence: MVQSLVSTKVNKKICLLRAYLILNKKMLSPLVPSLSLVLRGIATSAKCDINCHRASIARIGRLTYSRTYPVVLVQSDGSTINIRYHEPRKIVKLPLDLTTLTEAERKKRIEARKPRVKVVIEDDIEDDFKVTNYEHLWKK
- the LOC135109321 gene encoding RNA-binding protein spenito-like, which produces MKRGGERDLSPSSKRSRSSVGRYEDSSEDEGRRSSRGGSPGRRYDLHRDDFGRPSRGPPPPAYKVLCVSNLHAKASDEMVREALYREFKRFGDVSVKVSLGADERLAYVYFRSGEEAREAKHSKPRILFYDRPVVVEPVYEAARDYGPPRGRSRSPPDYDRSYRPRSPPGPELEDRYEARFDRRRPPPLPHSDYYAEAPPLRQDEYGYRQHRGRGSLHSHYGPLIRGGFKHSFGSRGGGGGGSGGAMVDSKRDKFPNYLHHVPPEEDPLATRTLFAGNLEINISEDELRRIFGRYGVVDDIDIKRPPPGTGNAYAFVRFQNLDMAHRAKIELSGQYIGKFQCKIGYGKVMPTTRVWVGGLGPWTSVTQLTQEFDRFGAIKKIEYVKGESHAYILYESLDAAQAAVKEMRGSPLGGPDKRLRTDFAEVNPPPPGSFPAGFKKEFEGEYREEWATGRGGGYEEYSSDYGAGYGRGRGRGRGWHERGRGSHRGGYHGDYQRGDYRDYDGTPEGDHANRSPEAGDGTSDNGLGSARTLADVARKTTTSWQGSLILKNSSFGTKMHLIEGDSEVAEMMQDDEGRPLLRITQRLRLDQSRLDDVNRRISAPSTATILLSLPSTTAPQAPEEAAVQTRPLRNLVAYLKQKEAAGVITLNCSNKESNMQGVLYAFPPCSFSLDLLHRVSPGLTEETTRDDHLVIVIVRGAAA